The Pelmatolapia mariae isolate MD_Pm_ZW linkage group LG10_11, Pm_UMD_F_2, whole genome shotgun sequence genome includes a region encoding these proteins:
- the LOC134637490 gene encoding myelin-associated glycoprotein-like translates to MDKEAKFMITYLLFAVICSSASSDEWKATVVKSIDALVTSCVVVPCSFSHTGGNLPTSRLRAMWHYKGKTPDTKGNNIFHSDATLIKDNFKERTKMLGDLGQNNCTLEITHVRNHDNGPFCFRVELVKTEGNEPTKDMFSFVEDCVELNMLTDPAEPTLIQPMAATQGEPYTVICSVMHTCPTHVPTLTWNWKTERIIVFHRLIHSGNWETQSILTFIPEEKDDNRELTCTADFNGRKTSSSKFTLNVKRIENYNHIIIPAVVGIGTALLFGIFCIFMAKKYKNRIAELQNQEGTMWNRLSRLSRRGRR, encoded by the exons ATGGACAAAGAGGCAAAGTTTATGATAACATATCTGCTTTTTGCAG TCATCTGTAGCTCTGCGTCCAGTGATGAATGGAAGGCCACTGTTGTAAAAAGCATTGACGCTCTGGTTACATCCTGTGTTGTGGTACCATGTTCATTCTCCCATACTGGAGGAAACCTGCCCACGTCCAGACTCAGAGCGATGTGGCACTATAAAGGCAAAACACCAGATACTAAAGGAAACAACATCTTTCATAGTGATGCTACACTGATTAAGGACAACTTTAAGGAACGAACAAAGATGTTGGGAGACCTGGGCCAGAACAACTGCACCTTAGAAATAACTCATGTTAGAAATCATGACAATGGCCCTTTCTGTTTCAGAGTTGAACTAGTAAAAACAGAAGGCAATGAACCCACAAAGGACATGTTCTCCTTTGTTGAAGACTGCGTCGAGTTGAACATGCTCA CTGACCCTGCAGAGCCTACATTGATTCAGCCAATGGCAGCCACTCAAGGAGAGCCCTACACTGTCATCTGTTCAGTCATGCACACCTGTCCAACCCATGTACCTACACTTACATGGAACTGGAAGACAGAAAGGATCATTGTGTTCCATAGACTAATTCATTCTGGCAACTGGGAGACACAGTCCATCCTGACATTTATTCCTGAGGAGAAGGATGACAACAGAGAGCTGACATGCACAGCTGATTTTAATGGGAGGAAAACATCCTCCTCAAAATTCACACTGAATGTAAAAC GTATTGAGAACTATAATCACATCATCATTCCTGCTGTAGTGGGGATTGGTACAGCTCTGCTCTTTGGCATCTTCTGCATTTTCATGGCAAAAAAATACAA GAACCGTATTGCAGAGCTTCAAAATCAAGAAGGAAC CATGTGGAACAGGCTTTCCAGATTATCTCGcag GGGAAGACGCTGA